The genome window TCTCCAAACAGCTGATTGTTTCTAAGTGAAATGATTTCCATATCCTTCATGTTGCAAATTGAGGGTGGAATAGTACCATTCAAATGATTCTCAGAAACATCCAAATGACTCAATTTGGGCATCAATTGGTCTAAATTAGAGGGAATTGGCCCGGAAAATAAATTGCTTTGAAGATCAAGGAAGTTGACATTAGTGGGCCAAAGTGGAAGTGGGCCTTCCAATTGATTATGACCCAAATTGATACTCTGTAGCTTTGGAAACTTCAATTGTAATGGAAGCCTTCCACTGAAGTTGTTGTAAGATAAATCCAAATCTGTGACTTGGGAAGATATCTTCGATAACCATTCCTCTGGTATGGAATCCGAGATGAAAGTATTACGAAGACTAACATACACTAGTTCAGTCTGAGATTGAAGCAATACCCAAAAACCATGACCTACTCTGCAATATCCAATGTGAAGCGTGTGGAGCTTGAAAGGAGGAACCCAATCATAAGCCACGTTTAAAACGAGGGACATGGGCTTTGCTTCTATCTCATTGAATATTGAAATAGCTTTTAATTTTGTGAGATTAATGAAATGGGCTTCCGTTAGAATGCCTTCCCATGAATTATAAGACAGATCCAGTTCAACTAGCTGGGAGagttttcccaaactttctgGAATGGAGCCGTTCATATTATTATAAGACAAGTCCAGTGTTTTCAAGGATGACAAGTTTCCAATAGATTCTGGAATTGAACCCCAAAGTAAGAGCACCCCAAGGTTGAGATGCTGCAAACTTTTTAACTTTCCTACGGAGGCCGGCAGTTGGCCTTCCAGCCGAGAACCAGACAAATCTAGCGATTCTAATGCTATTGTATTATTTGGACAATTTGACAAACTCCTCCAAAACTCTTCAATTTTCTCACCATAAAAATCGTTCCTACTAAGACTTAAAAACTTTAGCTTGCACATATTTCCAATGACTCTGGGAATTCGACCTTTGAGGCCCAACTCAGTTAAATCTAGGTATTCCAGAGATTTGAGGCTTGCAAGTTCACCGGGAAAAGGACCACCCAAATAATTCCCACTTAGATCAAGTTTTCTGAGGCTGGTAAGATTGAAAAGCCAGATGGGAAACGAAGAAGTATTGAAGTAATTATATGACACATCAAGGACCGAAAGTGAGGTGAAGTTAATTTTCTGTAGTGATAGTGGAAGGCTTTCAATGAAGCAATTAGATAAGTGTAACTCCAGTAAGGAAGGAAGCATGTTAACATGATGCAGCCAATTTGTAACTCCTGTGCTGCTAAGATTCACTCCATTGAGATTGAGGTATTTTAGGGAAGAGAGATGAGAAAGCCAATTCAAGTTTTTGGAATGCATTTCTAATGAGGGAACATAATTAGAAAAGGAGAGCTCAATATCAAGATAGTTCAATTCTGATAAGTTACCCAGAGAATGGGGAATCTCTCCTGAAAATGATGTAGAGGATATATTGAGATACCTCAGACTCTTAAGCTCCCCAAAGAACTTAGGAATGTGAATCCCATCAAAATCATTGTAGCTTAGATccatataatttaaatatttcaaGCTAAGCAAAGAAGGATTTATCTTACCCCCCAAGCAAGACTGCTTGTAAGCCAACTCGTCCCACTCTTCATCATACCTGACATATGGATATGGATTTCGGAGGTTCAGCTTGGCCACATGACCGTTGCGGTTGTTGCATGAAATCCCTTGCCATTGACAGCAATCGCTACCCACCCAAGAAGAAAGCCTTCTAGAGGGATCCTTAAGATCCTGTTTAAAACTGAGAAGTGcacttctctcttcctcgatgcATGATCTCACACTACCAGTGCTTGGAACTCCATCAACTAAACAGAAACAGAAGTTACTGCTAGTGTGCAGATATGAAGatgccaaaaacaaaaggagcaAAAAGTGAGAAATATAGGGAGGGTTGAATAAGTTTGAACACAAAGTATCCATTATGCAAATAAAGTTTCTCTCAATTTGTTTGTTGCAGATGGCTACTCAATGAGTGAACTCATATATAGGAGGCAAGGCAAGGCAGTAAAAATTTATCTTGCAAGTCAATGGTTGTGGTTCTACAAGTCAATGGTTATTTTACTAGAGAACATTAACCAACGCGTTCTACAAGTTTGCAAGCATTTTTCCTTATCATCACTTTAACCTGCAAAGAACGTGAAAGAAGGGCAAGACTTCTCCATCAGAAGGTGGAAGAACAAGGATATAGAAGCTCCTAGACCTTGACCTAAGTGTCACCGTTCTTATTCATTGTCTGACCCTTATTCTTGACAATTCAAAATTGCTAGATTTGCATCCACTTTGGAAGCCCACAAGAAAATTAGCATTGACATTGACAAGTCATGCttccaaatttccaaaccGTGTCTTGAAAAAAGTTGGAGAATTCTTTGGAGACATAATTAAATTGATTGTCACATTCAACTAGTTActgcagaaaataaaaaagccatccctatcttttcctttgtatgaccaaaataaaataaaattcctttGTATATTGTATGGGAAttctttatttaaatatatatatatatatatatttaaaaatcataaattaatGAAACAGAATTTTGCAGTGAATCCAATTGCAGCTGTTGTAGATTTTGGAGTACTTCTTGGCCAACACCAAAAAGACAACACAGTAGATCACCCAATCGCAGCTTCCATTTCAACACTCACAGAGAAGATCACCGAATGCTTGCTTTTATGCTCGTTACTGCACTTGTCATTGAaactttcctttttaaatattaaaataaattaaaattttttttttaaaaaagtgaccaaaatgcAAAGATACTATAAGCAAATACATACAAGTGATATTAGGAGAGGGGGATTCGAACACGACCTTAAGTGGAGGGGTAACTGCGTTTAACCACTTAAGTTACAAGCCCCTTGTGCAAGTATATTTTGTTTGGTGACAATACAAATTTAACAAACATTtgcatttggatttggatgtaattgtttttttctcaGTCGTTTGACACTTTCCAAGTTGTCTTGAACAAGATTGAGGCCTTACCTTAGCTAGCTGAGAAGTGATAAGAAAACAAGGCATGGAATAACGGAATATGTTTTGTCGTATGTCACAGATTCattaacaaacaaaaccatggAAAAGATAATTAGATTTCGGACTTTGGATGCAATATACAATCTTAAAGTTAAACCCACATCACGggtttttacaattttcttttcaaaaaccATGTGTTTGCAGCTAAAGGCAAAGCATTGATCTTCACAAGTCATGCTTCTAAAATTCCAAAACGTGTATTgcaagaaatagaaaaaagttGGCTTCTGGGAAATTGGTTGGTTGTCACATTCAACTATTTATTGCGGAAAATAAAAAGCCATCCCTATCTTTTCATTTGTATGGAGTATGGATATGGACcacattatttatatattttttaaataaaaaatttatgatggAACCGAATTTTTATAGTGAATCCAATTGCAGCTTCTGTTGTAGATTTTGGATACTTCTTGGCcaaacacccaaaaaaaagaaaaaaaaaaagaaaaagaaaagagagacaAAATACAGTAGTCgcacttctttcttttcattttcagcaACATCAAGGATATAAAGTAAAGAACAAGGATGTACATAAAAAGTTCAcagtttttgtgttttcccGTAAGCATTTCCAATTCAAGAAGCATACATGTAGtgttattgttttctttttctttttcctttcttttaacAATCTCGACGGTACGAGAGAAAtttattgaagaaataaaagagtaACACTTGGAAGGGACAAAAAGACCCAAAGCCCCTCGTGAGAGACCTCAAAACACAAAGTGAGGAAAGCACACTAATACAAAACACgccaaaccaaattaaaaactagCAAAAGCAACAATTTAAAAGCTAAGACAAGTTTCGAAAGTAAGCTTCAGTAGCAACAGTCAGACGAGTAGCCCACCAAAACACACAttcacatttttgttttctctttgtaTCATAATCTCCCTTGCCAACGAGCTACTTTCAATGCAATTATTAAGGCTACTTTCTCTTTCATGTTGtcaaagaatttaaaatatgCATACCTCCATGACTTCTTTAGGACCAACGTTCCACAAACAGCCCAAAAGCCTATAATGAAACCAAGTGCCATGCCAACATAAAACCAAAACATTTCGCTTTCATCTTTACTGTGATGTTCTGAAGTAAAATTCTGCCTTGAATGTGTATCATCTCCAGGGCAAACAGTTGAAAGAGGAGCCCCACACAATAACGGATTGCCTTCATAAATAGATGGATCATCGAGGGTTTGGAGTTGGTTTCCCGAAGGTATATTTCCAATCAAGTTGTTGTAAGATAAGTTCAAGTGAGATAGGGAggttaaagaagaaaagttttgAGGGATATGTCCTGAAAGCTGGTTGTGTGAGAGATCAAGAGTTTCAAGCCAACATAATTTTCCGATGCTTGAAGGAATCTCTCCAGTTAATCGATTCATCGACAAGTTCAATGTATTCAATTCAACCGTACTGCCTACTTGTTCAGGGATTTCACCTTCAAAATTGTTTGACGAAAGATCAATCATGTTTCCCCATGAGATTAACTGGTCATCTCTATATTCGAGCTCTTTCCCTTTTGACTCTATTGTCGTTTGTCCATTATATGTATCAAAGATCAGGACATCTATGCTGAAAGAAGTAGTATTTTTCAGACACTTGGGAATGGTCCCTGAAAAGTTGTTGTGAGAAAGGTCTAGGACGCGAAGGTAGAAAAGATTGCAGAAATGGTGAGGGATATGCCCACTTAAAAGGTTGGATCGCAGTTGTAACACTATCAATCCGGATAGTTTTGATCCAAGCCATAAAGGTATGTTTCCAGTGAATTTGTTGTGTCCAAGATTAAGTATGATCAAATCAGTACAATTTTGCAAGGAAAAAATAATCTCGCcatcaaaattattattattcaccTTAAAATTTCCAAGAGAACTTGGGATACCCATTGAACTCGGAATATTACCAGAAAGATTGTTGTGTGAGACATCAATACTGAATATTCTGCTCCACAAACTCCACCTTTGAGGGAACTCTCCAAATAGTTGATTGTTTCTTAGCGAAATAACTTCCATACCTTTCACGTTGCAAATAGAGAGTGGAATAGTACCATTCAAATGATTCTCAGAAACATCAAGATGAGCCAATTTAGGCATCAATTGGTCTAAATTGGAGGGAATTGGCCCggaaaataaatttctttgaagATCTAAGAATGAGGCATTAGTGGGCCAAATTGGAAGTGGGCCCTCCAATTGATTATGACCCAAATTGATGCGAGATAGCTTTGGAAACTTCAATTGTAATGGAAGCCTTCCACTGAAGTTGTTGTAAGATAAATCCAAaagtttgacttgagaagatATCTTTGACAACCATTCCTCTGATATGGAACCCGAGATGAAAGTATTACGAAGGCTGACATATACTAGTTCAGTTTGAGATTGAAGCAATACCCAAAAACCATGACCTACTCTGCAGTCTCCAATGTTAAGTGCGTGGAGCTTGAAAGGAGGAACCCAATCATAAGCCACATTTAAAACGAGGGACATGGGCTTTTCTTCTAACTCACTGGATATTGAAATGGTAGGCCTTTCTTCTAACTCACTGGATATTGAAATGGCTTTTAATCTGGTGAGATTTATGAAATGGGCTTCCGTTAGATTGCCTTCCCATGAATTCCAAGAAAGATCTAGTTTAACTAGCTCGGAGagttttcccaaactttctgGAATGGAGCCGTTCATATAATTATCAGACAAGTCCAGTGTTTTCAAGGATGACAAGTTTCCAATAGATTCTGGAATTGAACCCCAAAGTAAGAGATTCTCGAGGTTGAGATGCTGCAAACTTGTTAACATTCCTAAGGAGTCCGGCAGTTGGCCTTCGAGCCCACAATCAGACAAATCTAGTGATTCTAATGCTATTgtattatttggacagtttgacAAACTCCTCCAAAACTCTTCAATTTTCTCACCATAAAATTCGTTCCCACTAAGACTTAAAAACTTCAGTTTGCACATATTTCCAATGACTCTTGGAATTCGACCACGGAAAGAATTCCGGCTTAAATCAAGTTTTCTGAGGCTGGTAAGATTGAAAAGCCAGCTGGGAAATGAAGAAGTATtgaaggaattatttgacaGATCAAGGACCGATACTGGATTGCTATCAATCAAGCAATTAGATAAGTGTAACTCCAGTAAGGAAGGAAGCAAGTTAACATGATGCAGCACATTTGGAACTCCTGTGCTGCTAAGATTTACTCCATTGAGATTTAGGTATTTTAGGGAAGCGAGATGAGAAAGCCAATTCAAGCTTTTGGAATGCATTGTGGTAGCATAATCAGAAGAGGACATATCAATATCAAGATAGTTCAATTTTGATAAGTTACCGAGAGAAGGGGGAATCTCTCCCGAAAATGATGCGTGGGATATATTGAGATACCTCAGACTTTTAAGCTCCCCAAAGAACTTAGGAATGTGAATCCCATTAAAATCATTGCAGCTTAGATCCagataatttaaatatttcaaGCTAAGCAAAGAAGGATTTATCTTACCCCACAAATAAGACTCCTCATAATAAGCCAACTCGTCCCACCTTTCATCATACCTCCAAACATATGAATGTGGATCCTGGATGTTGAGATCTTCAGTATTCCAGCCATATGGATATGGATTTCGGAGGTTCAGCTTGGCCACATGACCATTGCGGTTACACGAAATCCCTTGCCATTGACAGCAATCGCGACCCGCCCAAGAAGAAAGCCTTCCAGAGGGATCCTTGAGATCCTGTTTAAAACTGAGAAGCGcacttctctcttcctcgatgcATGATCTCACACTACCAGTGCTTGGAACTCCATCaaccaaacagaaacagaAGTGACTGCTAGTGTGCAGACATGAAGatgccaaaaacaaaaggaacaaaaaGTGAGAAATATAGAGAGGGTTGAATGAGTTTGAATACGAAGTATCCATTATGCAAATAAAGTTTCTCTCAATTTGTTTGTTGCAGACGGCTACTCAATGAGTGAACTCATATATAGGCAATGAACGTCTTCTACAAGTTTGCAAGCATTTTTCCTTATCATCTTTGCTGTTAGACCTGCAAAGAACGTGAAAGAAGGGCAAG of Prunus dulcis chromosome 4, ALMONDv2, whole genome shotgun sequence contains these proteins:
- the LOC117625196 gene encoding receptor-like protein EIX2; this encodes MDTLCSNLFNPPYISHFLLLLFLASSYLHTSSNFCFCLVDGVPSTGSVRSCIEEERSALLSFKQDLKDPSRRLSSWVGSDCCQWQGISCNNRNGHVAKLNLRNPYPYVRYDEEWDELAYKQSCLGGKINPSLLSLKYLNYMDLSYNDFDGIHIPKFFGELKSLRYLNISSTSFSGEIPHSLGNLSELNYLDIELSFSNYVPSLEMHSKNLNWLSHLSSLKYLNLNGVNLSSTGVTNWLHHVNMLPSLLELHLSNCFIESLPLSLQKINFTSLSVLDVSYNYFNTSSFPIWLFNLTSLRKLDLSGNYLGGPFPGELASLKSLEYLDLTELGLKGRIPRVIGNMCKLKFLSLSRNDFYGEKIEEFWRSLSNCPNNTIALESLDLSGSRLEGQLPASVGKLKSLQHLNLGVLLLWGSIPESIGNLSSLKTLDLSYNNMNGSIPESLGKLSQLVELDLSYNSWEGILTEAHFINLTKLKAISIFNEIEAKPMSLVLNVAYDWVPPFKLHTLHIGYCRVGHGFWVLLQSQTELVYVSLRNTFISDSIPEEWLSKISSQVTDLDLSYNNFSGRLPLQLKFPKLQSINLGHNQLEGPLPLWPTNVNFLDLQSNLFSGPIPSNLDQLMPKLSHLDVSENHLNGTIPPSICNMKDMEIISLRNNQLFGEFPQQWSLWSSISVIDVSHNNLSGNIPSSMGIPSALQQFKVNNNNFGGEIPFSLQNCTNLGILNLEHNKFTGNLPLWIGSNVSTLQLLQLRSNLLSGHIPHHFCNLIYLRVLDLAHNNFSGTIPKCLKNMICLVDANAVHLDLVFYDTYYGQTTITSKGKELEYEAIQLAYWGNIIDLSSNNFEGEIPEAVSLN
- the LOC117625197 gene encoding receptor-like protein EIX2, translating into MDTSYSNSFNPLYISHFLFLLFLASSCLHTSSHFCFCLVDGVPSTGSVRSCIEEERSALLSFKQDLKDPSGRLSSWAGRDCCQWQGISCNRNGHVAKLNLRNPYPYGWNTEDLNIQDPHSYVWRYDERWDELAYYEESYLWGKINPSLLSLKYLNYLDLSCNDFNGIHIPKFFGELKSLRYLNISHASFSGEIPPSLGNLSKLNYLDIDMSSSDYATTMHSKSLNWLSHLASLKYLNLNGVNLSSTGVPNVLHHVNLLPSLLELHLSNCLIDSNPVSVLDLSNNSFNTSSFPSWLFNLTSLRKLDLSRNSFRGRIPRVIGNMCKLKFLSLSGNEFYGEKIEEFWRSLSNCPNNTIALESLDLSDCGLEGQLPDSLGMLTSLQHLNLENLLLWGSIPESIGNLSSLKTLDLSDNYMNGSIPESLGKLSELVKLDLSWNSWEGNLTEAHFINLTRLKAISISSELEERPTISISSELEEKPMSLVLNVAYDWVPPFKLHALNIGDCRVGHGFWVLLQSQTELVYVSLRNTFISGSISEEWLSKISSQVKLLDLSYNNFSGRLPLQLKFPKLSRINLGHNQLEGPLPIWPTNASFLDLQRNLFSGPIPSNLDQLMPKLAHLDVSENHLNGTIPLSICNVKGMEVISLRNNQLFGEFPQRWSLWSRIFSIDVSHNNLSGNIPSSMGIPSSLGNFKVNNNNFDGEIIFSLQNCTDLIILNLGHNKFTGNIPLWLGSKLSGLIVLQLRSNLLSGHIPHHFCNLFYLRVLDLSHNNFSGTIPKCLKNTTSFSIDVLIFDTYNGQTTIESKGKELEYRDDQLISWGNMIDLSSNNFEGEIPEQVGSTVELNTLNLSMNRLTGEIPSSIGKLCWLETLDLSHNQLSGHIPQNFSSLTSLSHLNLSYNNLIGNIPSGNQLQTLDDPSIYEGNPLLCGAPLSTVCPGDDTHSRQNFTSEHHSKDESEMFWFYVGMALGFIIGFWAVCGTLVLKKSWRYAYFKFFDNMKEKVALIIALKVARWQGRL